One Anabas testudineus chromosome 15, fAnaTes1.2, whole genome shotgun sequence genomic window carries:
- the LOC113158406 gene encoding collagen alpha-1(XVII) chain-like has product MVLQVLLAHRGHQESPPPLHANQEVVATAGRTFSDTCRPLTNTVMWIDSVSGYELRGLPGPPGPPGPQGPQGPSGRCTGSVSNSGNLPRESIRAEVQEYLTSDSVRRTITGPPGPRGQKGERGEPGYIHRQSYSEGISHLSSDRREVDVTKLTETLDYSNIALKVTDYIKNQGLLQEYLVEDPWRANVRVNQGPPGPPGPPGPPGYSRVIGAYGNVTADLMEFFRTYGTIPGPPGKTGPKGDRGYPGPKGDKGDPGQPGLAGLPGTYTVQIPHRVQKRDAENKAGGHRQKQRRRANNG; this is encoded by the exons ATGGTCCTCCAGGTCCTCCTGGCCCACAGGGGCCACCAGGAGTCTCCACCGCCACTCCATGCGAATCAAGAAGTTGTGGCTACAGCTGGGAGGACATTCAGCGATACCTGCAGG CCACTAACAAACACGGTGATGTGGATTGATTCTGTCTCAGGATATGAGCTCAGAGGACTTCCTGGACCTCCTGGTCCTCCAGGTCCACAGGGACCACAGGGGCCTTCAGGCCGCTGCACTGGATCAGTTTCCAACAGTGGAAACCTCCCTCGTGAGAGCATCCGTGCTGAGGTTCAGGAGTATCTGACCA gtGACAGTGTTCGTCGTACCATCACTGGACCTCCAGGACCAAGGGGTCAAAAAGGAGAACGTGGAGAGCCTGGTTACATCCACAGACAAAGCTACTCTGAGGGTATCTCTCACCTCAGTTCTGATCGCAGAGAGGTCGACGTCACCAAGCTCACTGAGACACTGGACTACTCCAACATCGCCCTGAAAGTTACAGACTACATCAAAA ACCAAGGCCTGCTGCAGGAGTATCTGGTTGAGGATCCTTGGAGGGCAAATGTAAGAGTGAATCAAGGCCCCCCTGGACCACCTGGCCCACCCGGACCACCTGGTTACAGTCGCGTTATTGGAGCCTATGGCAATGTCACAGCTGACCTCATGGAGTTCTTCAGAA CTTATGGCACCATCCCTGGCCCTCCAGGAAAAACTGGACCAAAGGGAGACAGAGGGTACCCAGGACCTAAAGGAGACAAGG gtgaTCCTGGACAGCCAGGTTTAGCAGGACTACCAGGAACCTACACTGTCCAAATTCCACACAGAGTTCAGAAGAGAGATGcag AGAATAAAGCGGGTGGCCATCGTCAAAAGCAGCGTCGTCGAGCCAACAATGGCTAA
- the LOC113158403 gene encoding collagen alpha-1(XVII) chain-like, protein MESCVGVNTSSYSTSSLGGDGGWRHIDGERYEGGGGGGGGSYLVTSVSKVTSSSSGGARRAQTAGSTRNLAPVLQEWKVISSRSGDDDGSSSANSSPEFTRKDYGNYCSSTRIGRSKKRASEIRARLQSSSPTPCRWTQLDDVKKLLRGRSSSISPTRPTLPVPKKGRVKPQTLSSTATQSDESYGVATKDKVTYAEIIRDSGIGCKGCHCCSGSCWSWWKWLLGLLSLLLLGLMFGLFKLAYDVRELKAVPHPSPLTGITGSPGIPGPPGEMGQMGPEGPKGQKGNQGDQGLEGLPGTSGRDGPPGPRGEPGLPGIGEKGERGAPGSPGIPGLMGPTGPIGANGPPGPPGPSGLPGQPCPAGFRGEAGPPGPKGDPGLPGLPGPAGERGSKGSMGLSGHDGAKGSRGDQGPAGSPGHRGPVGSPGVAGLPGAPGHQGPPGVPGNPGTPGAKGSSSVGIPGPPGSAGVSGPPGPPGLSGPIGPAGLPGQPGPKGEKGDSGSTFSSGPPGPPGLKGSTGSPGPRGYQGEPGQPGLPGSPGRSGSSKRDLPGPPGHPGPPGVKGDTGAPGIPGSSRGPPGPPGPPGPPGQSEMCLNECRQGGRTDF, encoded by the exons ATGGaat CCTGTGTAGGTGTGAACACCAGCAGCTACAGCACCTCCTCACTAGGAGGTGATGGAGGCTGGAGACACATAGATGGAGAAAGGTACGAaggtggaggaggcggaggaggaggcagTTATCTTGTGACCTCAGTGTCGAAGGTTACGTCCAGCTCGTCAGGTGGTGCTAGGAGAGCACAGACTGCTGGCTCAACAAGAAACCTAGCACCTGTTTTACAAGAGTGGAAGGTCATATCCAGCCGCTCAGGAGATGATGACG GAAGCTCCAGTGCTAATTCCTCTCCAGAGTTTACACGCAAAGACTATGGAAACTATT gCTCCTCCACCAGAATAGGGAGGAGCAAAAAAAGAG caagCGAGATCAGAGCCAGATTACAAAGTTCCTCTCCAACTCCATGCAGAT ggACACAGCTAGATGATGTGAAGAAGTTGCTGAGGGGACGCTCAAGCAGTATCAGCCCCACTCGCCCCACCCTGCCTGTCCCTAAAAAGGGCAGAGTGAAACCCCAGACGCTGAGCTCTACGGCCACTCAGTCTG ATGAATCATATGGAGTTGCAACGAAAGACAAAGTCACCTATGCAG AGATTATCAGAGACAGTGGTATTGGATGTAAAGGATgccactgctgctctggttcaTGTTGGTCGTGGTGGAAGTGGCTGCTGGgacttctctctctgctcctgctcGGACTCATGTTTGGCCTCTTTAAACTGG CTTACGATGTGAGAGAGCTGAAGGCGGTTCCCCATCCCAGCCCACTAACAG GAATCACTGGTTCCCCTGGAATTCCAG GCCCTCCTGGTGAGATGGGACAGATGGGCCCTGAGGGTCCTAAAGGACAAAAAGGAAACCAAG GTGATCAGGGACTGGAGGGGCTACCGGGCACCAGTGGTCGTGACGGTCCACCTGGCCCTAGAGGTGAACCAGGACTTCCCGGAATTGGAGAGAAAGGTGAAAGAG GTGCCCCTGGGAGTCCTGGTATCCCAGGACTTATGGGACCTACTGGCCCGATTGGAGCAAATG GCCCACCTGGACCTCCTGGACCTTCTGGGCTTCCAG GTCAACCATGTCCTGCAGGTTTCCGTGGCGAGGCCGGGCCACCTGGGCCTAAAG GTGACCCTGGTTTACCAGGTCTGCCTGGACCAGCTGGAGAAAGAGGGTCCAAAGGGTCCATGG GGCTGTCAGGACACGATGGTGCAAAAGGATCAAGAG GTGACCAAGGACCTGCTGGAAGCCCTGGACACAGAGGTCCTGTAGGGTCTCCTGGAGTTGCTGGACTCCCAG GAGCTCCTGGGCATCAAGGACCACCAG gGGTACCTGGGAATCCAGGGACACCAGGGGCCAAAG gCTCCAGTTCTGTTGGCATCCCCGGACCACCTGGGTCTGCTGGTGTTTCTGGTCCTCCAGGACCTCCAGGATTATCAG GTCCCATTGGTCCTGCTGGTCTGCCTGGTCAGCCTG GTCCTAAAGGAGAAAAAGGGGATTCAGGCTCTACATTCAGCTCTG GACCGCCTGGGCCTCCCGGACTCAAAGGATCCACAG GTTCTCCTGGGCCCAGAGGATACCAAG GTGAACCAGGACAGCCAGGTTTGCCTGGCTCTCCAGGAAGATCAGGAAGCTCTAAGAGAG ATCTACCGGGGCCTCCTGGACATCCAGGACCACCAGGAGTCAAAG GGGACACTGGAGCTCCTGGTATTCCTGGCTCTTCAAGAG gCCCTCCTGGTCCCCCAGGTCCTCCTGGCCCTCCAGGCCAATCAGAGATGTGCCTTAATGAAT GCCGACAGGGTGGCAGAAcagatttttaa
- the slka gene encoding STE20-like kinase a isoform X1, whose translation MSFFNFRKIFKLGPDKKKKQYEHVHRDVNPEDIWEIIGELGDGAFGKVYKAQNKQNGTLAAAKVIDTKTEDELEDYMVEIDILASCNHHHIVKLLDAFYFEGKLWILIEFCAGGAVDAIMLELERPLTEPQIRVVCKQTLEALSYLHESKIIHRDLKAGNILLSLDGEVKLADFGVSAKNTKTLQRRDSFIGTPYWMAPEVVMCETSKDRPYDYKADIWSLGVTLIELAQIEPPNHEMNPMRVLLKIAKSEPPTLMHPSRWSPEFSDFLRRALDKNVDNRWGTVQLLQHPFVTSVTDSKPLRELIAEAKAEVTEEIEDSKEEEEEDEPDTPVAVPGHKRAPSDASVASSEDDKVPPTPSTLESVTEKTEAEPVEDQASDKFSDEGLGTSEVDKTEEEKLNEVSEVNSEDLASGLKEPAKDFVSQAPAEPKQEEIQPAEIPAVPVVSQPEEHVDTADAQELVTDGQETEEELKEIKEDKIEDSSTQEIEEEREAKEAKEEEQKEADIEESKELQPEDKPEKTESTSGEVTQVENKEPDEEITQDTVTADRIEDTANDTDVTIDTKNIDSVVIDKNINGDVDNKASVDESAADVLLETDAIEIKPKHRHEAEAHEEAEQPEPDSKTREEIEPEEQAPTESTNGVSDEKKEISADSEQVIPSGDVAVKEVEEKATHADESVSQDAVSVPESDVDSETKTEQGSPAVMKPDVESDSGSSSAADSNSVDLNLSISSFLSKSKEGGSLSMQESRRQKKTLKKTRKFMVDGVEVSVTTSKIVTDNDTKSEEMRFLRRQELRELRLLQKEEQRAQQQLSNKLQQQREQIYRRFEQETTAKKRQYDQEVENLEKKQKQTIERLEQDHTSRLRDEAKRIKADQDKELSKFQNMLKNRKKEVKQEVGQSPKHMRKDLMKRLKEDLTLYKTAEAVAQVMIQSFQLSSCALFNAQMQDEQEFLQKQQQDLDGALKKIIQQHKLEIATIERDCLNHKQQLMRAREAAMWELEERHLQEKHQQLKQQLKDQYFLQRHQLLKRHEKEMEQMQRYNQRLIEEMKNKQTQERVRLPKIQRSEAKTRMAMYKKSLRITATAAVTPEQERERIKQFASQEEKRQKNERLHQHQKHENQMRDLQLQCDSNIRELQQLQNEKCHLLIEHETQKLKELDEEHSQEMKEWREKLRPRKKALEEEFTRKLQEQEVFFKMSGESECLNPTTQSRVSKFYPIPNLNNSGS comes from the exons AACTGGAGAGGCCCCTGACAGAACCTCAGATCCGTGTGGTTTGTAAGCAGACCTTGGAGGCTTTGTCTTACCTCCATGAGAGCAAGATAATCCACAGAGACTTAAAAGCTGGAAACATTCTCCTCTCCTTGGATGGAGAAGTGAAACTAG CTGACTTTGGGGTGTCTGCTAAAAATACCAAGACATTACAGAGAAGAGATTCTTTCATTGGGACTCCGTATTG GATGGCCCCCGAGGTAGTCATGTGTGAAACTTCCAAGGACCGTCCATACGACTACAAGGCTGACATCTGGTCCCTTGGAGTCACCCTGATAGAGCTGGCACAGATTGAGCCACCCAACCACGAGATGAATCCCATGAGAGTGCTGCTGAAAATAGCCAAGTCCGAGCCGCCCACACTCATGCATCCCTCTCGCTG GTCACCAGAATTCAGCGACTTTTTGCGGAGAGCACTTGATAAGAATGTGGACAATAGGTGGGGCACAGTACAACTCCTACAG CATCCTTTTGTCACCAGTGTAACTGATAGTAAACCTCTCAGAGAGCTCATAGCTGAGGCCAAAGCTGAGGTCACAGAGGAGATCGAGGAtagcaaagaggaggaggaggaggatgagccTGATACACCTGTG GCTGTTCCTGGACACAAGCGAGCACCATCAGATGCCAGCGTGGCCAGCTCAGAGGATGACAAAGTCCCACCAACTCCCTCCACGCTGGAATCTGttacagaaaagacagaagctGAACCTGTTGAGGACCAAGCCAGTGATAAGTTCTCAGATGAAGGACTTGGAACAAGTGAGGTAGACAAGACTGAGGAGGAGAAACTCAACGAGGTTTCTGAAGTCAATAGTGAAGATCTAGCCTCTGGACTTAAAGAGCCAGCCAAGGACTTTGTCTCACAAGCCCCTGCAGAACCTAAACAAGAAGAGATTCAACCTGCAGAGATTCCTGCTGTACCAGTAGTATCGCAGCCAGAAGAACATGTAGATACAGCAGATGCCCAAGAACTTGTCACAGATGGCcaagaaacagaggaggaactaaaagagataaaagaagacaaaatagAGGATAGCTCTACTCAAGAAAttgaagaggaaagagaagctAAGGAGGCGAAGGAAGAGGAACAAAAAGAGGCTGATATAGAAGAGTCTAAAGAATTGCAGCCTGAAGATAAACCAGAAAAAACAGAATCTACATCAGGAGAAGTGACACAGGTAGAAAACAAAGAACCGGATGAAGAGATCACTCAGGACACGGTGACAGCAGACAGAATAGAAGACACAGCTAATGACACTGATGTAACAATAGACACAAAGAATATAGACTCAGTTGTAATAGACAAGAACATAAACGGTGATGTAGACAACAAGGCGAGTGTGGATGagtctgctgctgatgttttattggAGACAGACGCCATAGAAATTAAACCAAAGCACAGGCATGAGGCTGAGGCTCACGAAGAGGCAGAGCAGCCTGAACCAGACAGTAAGACCAGAGAGGAAATTGAACCGGAGGAACAGGCACCAACCGAATCCACAAATGGTGTCagtgatgaaaagaaagaaatctctGCCGATTCAGAACAAGTGATCCCATCTGGAGATGTTGCTGTGAAGGAAGTTGAGGAAAAAGCTACTCATGCAGATGAGAGCGTTTCCCAAGATGCTGTGTCAGTCCCAGAGAGTGATGTTGATTCAGAAACCAAGACAGAGCAAGGGAGCCCTGCTGTGATGAAGCCTGATGTTGAGTCTGACTCTGGAAGCAGTTCTGCTGCTGATAGCAACAGTGTTGACCTAAATCTGTCCATCTCAAGCTTCCTGTCCAAGAGCAAAGAAGGTGGCTCTTTGTCCATGCAG GAGTCAAGACGCCAGAAGAAAACTCTGAAGAAGACACGTAAGTTCATGGTGGATGGTGTGGAGGTCAGTGTGACGACCTCAAAGATCGTGACCGATAACGACACCAAGAGCGAGGAGATGAGGTTCCTGAG GCGGCAGGAGTTGAGAGAGCTGCGCCTCCTGCAAAAAGAGGAGCAAAGGgcccagcagcagctcagcaacaagctgcagcaacagagagagCAGATCTACCGACGCTTTGAACAGGAAACTACt GCTAAGAAGCGTCAATATGACCAAGAAGTGGAGAATctggagaagaaacagaagcagaccATTGAGAGACTGGAGCAGGATCACACCAGTCGTCTCAGAGACGAAGCAAAACGCATCAAAGCAGATCAAGACAAGGAGCTCTCCAAGTTCCAAAACATGCTAAAGAACCGGAAGAAGGAG GTGAAACAGGAAGTTGGACAGTCACCCAAACATATGAGAAAAGACCTCATGAAACGCTTAAAGGAGGACCTAACGCTCTATAAGACTGCAGAG GCAGTGGCCCAGGTTATGATACAGTCTTTTCAGTTGTCCTCATGCGCACTCTTCAACGCTCAGATGCAGGAT GAGCAGGAGTTcctacagaagcagcagcaagaCCTGGATGGAGCTCTTAAGAAGATCATCCAGCAACATAAACTGGAGATCGCCACTATTGAGAGAGACTGCCTTAACcacaagcagcagctgatgagAG CTCGAGAAGCAGCCATGTGGGAGCTGGAGGAGCGCCACCTGCAGGAGAAGCAccagcagctgaagcagcagcttAAAGACCAGTACTTCCTGCAGAGACACCAGCTGCTGAAGAGGCATGAAAAA GAGATGGAGCAGATGCAGCGCTACAACCAGCGACTGATAGAGGAGATGAAGAACAAACAGACTCAAGAGAGGGTTCGTCTGCCCAAGATTCAGCGCAGCGAAGCAAAGACCCGCATGGCCATGTACAAGAAGAGCCTCCGCATCACTGCCACTGCAGCTGTCACCCcagaacaggagagagaacGGATAAAACAG TTTGCTTCCCAGGAAGAAAAGAGGCAAAAGAACGAGAGGCTTCATCAACACCAGAAACATGAGAACCAGATGAGGgatctgcagctgcagtgtgacTCAAACATCAGGGAGTTGCAGCAGCTACAG aaTGAGAAGTGCCACCTTCTGATTGAACACGAGACCCAAAAGCTGAAGGAGCTGGATGAGGAGCACAGCCAGGAGATGAAGGAGTGGAGAGAGAAGCTAAGACCCAGGAAGAAG GCATTAGAGGAGGAGTTCACGCGGAAGCTCCAGGAGCAGGAGGTCTTCTTCAAAATGAGCGGTGAATCTGAATGCCTTAACCCCACCACCCAGAGTCGAGTATCCAAATTTTACCCCATCCCAAACCTGAATAACTCTGGTTCATAG